One segment of Paenibacillus rhizovicinus DNA contains the following:
- a CDS encoding ABC transporter substrate-binding protein has translation MTIASAGNTRKYVAILSGVLLLGGLLAGCGSSNDNDKASSSANNSSSDNQPSAANNSSNANTNADANAPSTNDTDKPQEKVKLTLLIDNQQDTVNVAKALVDAFQAKNPNITIETETRPAGSEGDNFVKTRLSTGDMNDVFFYNSGSLMQALNPEQNILDVTGEPWEGDVIDSFKQTVTFNGKQYGAPYNSSMGGGWFYNKKIYAQLGLSVPKTWDELMANTKKIKEAGITAIIGTYKDSWTSQLIMLADYYNVQAEAPTFAADYTANKAKYATTPAALRGFEKLQETAGYMNKDYLAANLDAGLKMLAEGKGAQYPMLTFVIPTIAQNNPDNINDIGFFAQPGDSADKNGLTVWMPGAAYIYKNGQHLDEAKKFVAFIASPEGMAVVGTVSKPTGPYVIKGAAIPDDVPQVVKDMLPYFDSGMTAPALEFVSPVKGPNLPQITVEVGSGHKKAADAAADYDKDVEKQAQQLGLAGW, from the coding sequence ATGACGATTGCGAGCGCAGGAAATACGAGAAAATACGTGGCGATCCTGTCGGGCGTGCTGTTGCTCGGAGGCTTGCTAGCCGGCTGCGGCAGTTCGAACGATAACGACAAGGCTTCATCTTCCGCGAATAACTCTTCTTCCGATAATCAGCCGTCCGCCGCGAATAATTCGTCGAACGCGAATACGAACGCGGATGCGAATGCGCCGTCGACGAACGATACCGACAAGCCGCAGGAGAAGGTCAAGCTCACCTTGCTTATCGATAACCAGCAAGACACGGTTAACGTGGCCAAAGCTTTGGTCGATGCCTTCCAAGCGAAGAACCCGAACATCACCATCGAGACGGAGACGCGTCCGGCCGGCAGCGAAGGCGACAACTTCGTGAAGACGCGCCTATCGACCGGCGATATGAACGATGTCTTCTTCTACAACTCCGGCTCGCTTATGCAAGCGCTTAACCCGGAGCAGAATATCCTGGACGTGACGGGCGAGCCTTGGGAAGGAGACGTCATCGACTCCTTCAAGCAAACCGTTACCTTCAATGGCAAGCAATACGGCGCTCCTTATAACTCGTCGATGGGAGGGGGCTGGTTCTACAACAAGAAGATCTACGCGCAGCTCGGGCTAAGCGTACCGAAGACGTGGGACGAATTGATGGCGAACACGAAGAAGATCAAGGAAGCAGGCATTACCGCCATCATCGGAACGTACAAGGATTCGTGGACGTCGCAGTTGATCATGCTGGCCGATTACTACAACGTGCAGGCCGAAGCGCCGACCTTCGCGGCCGACTATACCGCGAACAAAGCGAAGTATGCGACGACGCCCGCTGCGTTGAGAGGCTTCGAGAAGCTGCAAGAAACGGCAGGCTACATGAACAAGGATTATCTGGCTGCCAACCTGGATGCCGGACTCAAGATGCTGGCAGAAGGAAAAGGCGCGCAATATCCGATGCTTACCTTCGTCATCCCGACCATCGCGCAGAACAATCCCGATAACATCAACGATATCGGTTTCTTCGCTCAGCCGGGCGACAGCGCGGACAAGAACGGATTGACGGTTTGGATGCCGGGGGCGGCTTATATTTACAAGAACGGACAGCATCTCGACGAGGCCAAGAAGTTCGTAGCCTTCATTGCCTCCCCGGAAGGAATGGCGGTGGTCGGCACGGTGTCCAAACCGACCGGACCTTACGTGATTAAAGGCGCCGCGATTCCGGACGATGTCCCGCAGGTCGTCAAAGACATGCTTCCGTACTTCGATTCCGGCATGACGGCTCCGGCGCTCGAGTTCGTCTCTCCGGTCAAGGGGCCTAACCTCCCGCAGATCACGGTCGAAGTCGGCTCGGGCCATAAGAAGGCGGCGGACGCGGCTGCCGATTACGACAAGGACGTAGAGAAGCAAGCGCAGCAGCTTGGACTCGCCGGCTGGTAA
- a CDS encoding response regulator transcription factor yields the protein MLKAVVFDDEYIVIEALRMLIDWTGLEVELVGTAGDGIAALELFRQERPDIVLTDIRMPGMDGLQLIREIMREAEDTCCIVFSGFNEFEYVKEALQLGVTDYLEKPITDESVERSLRKAVSKIGSQRETTEIRRKWEESQRELLDKARLDGQALDDGLAPKTSAVGRARTYIVQHVNRDLSLQEVADHVGMNAAYLSVLFKEETGETYIKFLTRYRMELAKMLLRKGLKVNEVSERVGYHTYRHFSEVFKKWTGTTPGHYRDPI from the coding sequence GGACCGGCTTGGAGGTTGAGTTGGTGGGCACGGCCGGTGACGGGATTGCCGCCCTGGAGTTATTCAGGCAAGAGAGACCCGATATCGTGCTGACCGATATCCGGATGCCGGGCATGGACGGCCTGCAGCTGATTCGGGAGATCATGCGCGAAGCCGAGGATACTTGCTGTATCGTATTCAGCGGCTTCAACGAGTTCGAATACGTGAAGGAGGCGCTTCAGCTTGGCGTGACCGATTACTTGGAGAAGCCGATCACGGATGAGAGCGTGGAGCGTTCCCTGCGGAAGGCGGTGTCCAAAATCGGCAGTCAGCGCGAAACGACGGAAATTCGCCGAAAATGGGAAGAGAGTCAGCGGGAGCTGCTGGATAAGGCGCGTTTGGATGGCCAGGCGTTGGATGACGGGCTTGCACCGAAGACTTCCGCGGTCGGCCGGGCGCGTACCTATATCGTGCAGCACGTGAACCGCGATCTGTCGCTGCAGGAGGTAGCCGACCACGTTGGCATGAATGCGGCTTACTTAAGCGTATTGTTCAAGGAAGAGACGGGCGAGACCTATATCAAATTTCTGACCCGCTACCGGATGGAGCTTGCCAAGATGCTGCTTCGCAAGGGCTTGAAGGTGAACGAAGTAAGCGAACGGGTCGGCTACCATACGTACCGGCATTTCTCGGAGGTATTCAAGAAATGGACGGGGACCACCCCCGGCCATTACCGGGACCCCATCTAA